The Petroclostridium xylanilyticum region TGAGTACGTTTTCTTTATCATAGTGAATTTTATAAATAGCAATAATCTGCTTTTCTGTCATTTTGATCCCTCTACTAACATATTTATACCTTATTGTACCTATTTTTGCTAACCAAATATTCATTAGTTGCATATGTATATAGTAAAGAAAATTTCAGGAAGGTGAATATGTATGGCAATACGGCCACCCATTTTACAAGCTGGAGATACAATTGGTATAGTTACTCTAGGCAGTCCACTCGATGCTAGTATTATTAATGCAAGAGTTGCTGCTCTTAGAAATATGGGTTTTAATGTAGTATTAGGCAGATATGTATATGCGTATAATGGTTATCTTGCAGGAACTGACCAGCAGAGAGCTTCCGATTTGATGAACATGTTTCAAAACAGAAATGTAAAGGCTATAATACCCACAAGAGGTGGCGTAGGCGTAGCCGGAATCCTTCCATACCTTGATTACAATGTTATAAGAAATAATCCTAAAATTATTACAGGTTATAGTGATATAACAGTTTTACTAAATGTCCTATATCAATATGCGGATTTAATTACTTTCCACAGCCTTCTTCTTATAAGCTTTACAACAGCTACTCCCGCATATAATTTCAACCAATTTTTTACCGCAACATCTACTACCGTTTCACCAAGACAAATACAAAATCCGCCCGGAATCCCTCTTGTAAGCAGAATTAGAGGTAATGTAACAGGACCTATTGTAGGAGGTAATCTTACATCTTTTGTAGATACTTTGGGTACTCCGCATGAAATTGATACAAGGGGAAAGATACTCTTTTTAGAAGAAACCAATGAACCTGTTAATAAAGTTTATAGAATGATAAATCATTTAAAACTTGCAGGAAAATTTAGAGATTGTATAGGTATCATCATGGGTGAATGTACAGGATGCCAGGCTGCCTATGGTAAGACCTATGAAGATTTAATAAATGAAGTAATTGTTCCTCTAGGCAAACCTCTCATGACCAATCTGGCCACCGGTCACGGTACATACAAAGCAGCAATTCCAATAGGTGCATCCGTTAATCTTAATACAATAAATAATACACTAACAGTACTTGAACCTACAGTGAGCAGATAAAGAGATTAATTCTAATGGAGATTATGAAACAAACCTCGACTATATGCAGTACACATATTCGGCAAGTTTGGAATAAAACCTTATTGTTCTAAGAAAGAATACAGTATTTATAAGGACCCTACGTTAATTTGTAGAGTCCTTTAAAAAAAGGTAGATAAGAAAAAATTGTATAAAAATAATGGTTGTACTGAGTATCTTTCAGTACAACCATTTGTGTCTCAAACTGGCGGAGAGAGTGAGATTCGAACTCACGGGCCTTTATGGGGCCACTCGATTTCGAGTCGAGCGCATTCGACCGGGCTCTGCCATCTCTCCGTATATTATTAATTTTATATATTAACTTTTTTGCCTAAGCTCTTTAAAAAACTGCTTTAATATCATGGAACATTCCGCTTGAAGAATGCCCTGAACAACTTCCACTTTGTGATTGAAAGTTTCAACGCTAAATAAATCAACTACTGAACCCGCTGCTCCTGCTTTCGGGTCAGTAGTACCTATAATCAATCTTCTTATTCTAGATTGAATAATCGCTCCTGCACACATAGGACAAGGTTCAAGGGTTACATATAAATCACAGCCGTTTAATCTCCAGCTCCCAAGTTTTTTACAAGCTTTTTGGATGGCAAGAATTTCCGCATGCGCCGTGGCATCCTTTTTCTTCTCCCTAAGATTGTGTACCCTTGCAATAATCTTATCATCCTTTACAATAATTGCACCAATAGGTACTTCACCTTTTTCATAAGCCTTTTGAGCTTCCTTCAGTGCATGTACCATATAATATTGATCATCTCTAATAATTTTCATTCTTAATTCTTCATTATTCTTTATTCTTAATTAAATGGTACGCCCGAGAGGAGTCGAACCTCCGGCACGCAGTTTAGGAAACTGCTGCTCTATCCTACTGAGCTACGGGCGCATATGTCTTACTAAAACATTGCTATAATATTGTACAATAATATGCTGAGTTTGTCAAATGGAATTTTTAGTAATTTAGAAGCCAGGTAAAAAGCCAATCCTACCTGGCTTCTATATATACCTTTAGTCTCTATCGTCTCTCGCCCCTGCAAGCAGTATCAACCTGGCAAGGTTCGCCATTGCAACTGCAGCAGATGCTACATAGGTCATTGCGGCTGCACGTAGTACCTTCTTCACAGGTTCAATTTCATTCCATGTAAGTAAACCTCTTGACTGAAGAATATTGACTGCTCTTCTGCTTGCATTAAATTCAACAGGAAGTGTTATAAGGTAAAATGCAACTGCTCCCGTGAAAAGAATGATACCAAGTTGAAGCATAAAGGACCAGTTAAAGATCAGTCCAAGCATCGCCAAATATGGACCGACTGTGGAACCTATTCCTGCAATAGGTACAAGCCCGCTTCTCAGAGCAAGAGGAGCATACCCAATCTGATGTTGAATTGCATGACCTGTTTCATGGGCGGCAACACCGATAGCAGCCACTGATCTACTGTAGTAAACGCTTTCTGACAGCCTTACTACTTTTGTCTTGGGGTCATAGTGGTCGGTAAGCTGCCCTGCTACAGGTTCCACAGCTACATCATATAACCCGTTACTGTAAAGTATTTCTCTGGCAACCTCAGCACCTGTGAGCCCCCTTATGTTCCCATAGTTACTATACTTACTAAATGTGCTGCTAACTTTGAACTGCGTATAAAGTGCAAATAAAAATGCAGGTAAAACAAGCATAATGTAATAAGGATCAATGTAAAACATAAAGCAACCTCCTTAATTTTGACTTTCTTTGACCTTTATATTTATTAAAAAAGACTTTCAACACAATTCTTCCTCAAGGACTGTGTTAAAAGTCTTGTTACCTTCATGGTTACAAGGCCAGATGGAACATCTCCACCGGGTGTTGACCCTGTAATTTCTAACTACTCCCTTTTAACAATTATATTTTACACCAACTTGAATTCTAAATCAATTAACGTTTTGTAAACAATTTATGAATAATCTATTAATAAATTACTGTTGGCTAGATGTCATGAAATTTCTCCAGTCTCCTTCTTCAATCTTTCCACCCGGAAACTCCCATTTATTGATTGACGGATCACTAGCCTTTTTTTTGCAATTAATATCAAATTATCTTTAACCAGTAATGCTGCTGTTACTTTTTTCATTATATTTCTCCTCAAAAGTTCGTTGATATTAAGCCTTATGCTTTGTATTATAACATATACTTTACCGCTTTGTACAATATGTTGCATTATATTTTCATTTTTTATTTAGCAACTTCCATATAATGTATTTACAGTCTATTCACATTTTCGTCAAATTTTAGCTTTAATATATACTTAAAAGAACAAAATAATTTCAGGGGGGTTATAAAAATGGAGCAATTTAACAACTATAGCTGGAATCAAGATGATTATGAAAAATCATTAATAAGCAAAGAAGCAGCAACCAATAATTCAAGAATTTATTATGAGGAATATGTTTCAAAAAATAAAAAGAAAAGGTCCTTTCCTCTAAACTATGTTACTGTTTCTATCATTAGCGCAGTAATCGGCGGATTAATATTTAGCTCTACCTTTGCTTTCATCGGCCCGCTTATTAATAAGAATTTATCAAATGATAAAAAGGTCGCATCTGTACCCTGGGAGTATGGAAATAGCTCCGACGTACAAAAGAACTCAGGTGAAAACAACAGCGCTACCCCTAAACAGGTAATACAAAGCCAGGACGGTAAAGAATTGTCGGTAGTAGATATTGCTAAGAAAGTAGGTCCTGCCGTTGTTGGTATTGTAAACAAGGTACAAACAAAGGGCTTTATTCGTGAAGAAGTGGAACAGGGTAGTGGTTCAGGAATTCTTATTAGCTCTGACGGATATGTCATCACAAATAATCATGTGATTGATGGCGCTACCAATGTAACTGTCATTTTAAGTAACGGAAAAAAATATGAGGCAAAATTAGTTGGCAAAGACGCACAGACTGACCT contains the following coding sequences:
- the tadA gene encoding tRNA adenosine(34) deaminase TadA, whose protein sequence is MKIIRDDQYYMVHALKEAQKAYEKGEVPIGAIIVKDDKIIARVHNLREKKKDATAHAEILAIQKACKKLGSWRLNGCDLYVTLEPCPMCAGAIIQSRIRRLIIGTTDPKAGAAGSVVDLFSVETFNHKVEVVQGILQAECSMILKQFFKELRQKS
- a CDS encoding zinc metallopeptidase, giving the protein MFYIDPYYIMLVLPAFLFALYTQFKVSSTFSKYSNYGNIRGLTGAEVAREILYSNGLYDVAVEPVAGQLTDHYDPKTKVVRLSESVYYSRSVAAIGVAAHETGHAIQHQIGYAPLALRSGLVPIAGIGSTVGPYLAMLGLIFNWSFMLQLGIILFTGAVAFYLITLPVEFNASRRAVNILQSRGLLTWNEIEPVKKVLRAAAMTYVASAAVAMANLARLILLAGARDDRD
- a CDS encoding S66 peptidase family protein, coding for MAIRPPILQAGDTIGIVTLGSPLDASIINARVAALRNMGFNVVLGRYVYAYNGYLAGTDQQRASDLMNMFQNRNVKAIIPTRGGVGVAGILPYLDYNVIRNNPKIITGYSDITVLLNVLYQYADLITFHSLLLISFTTATPAYNFNQFFTATSTTVSPRQIQNPPGIPLVSRIRGNVTGPIVGGNLTSFVDTLGTPHEIDTRGKILFLEETNEPVNKVYRMINHLKLAGKFRDCIGIIMGECTGCQAAYGKTYEDLINEVIVPLGKPLMTNLATGHGTYKAAIPIGASVNLNTINNTLTVLEPTVSR